The genomic region tagagttggagtgggagccagagagagggATAGACACGGACTCAGAAAAAGACAATTTGCTGGAAAGTAAAAGCCTGGCACTCTATAGTGATGAACCCTGAAATCCCggctctcgtggcagtgtgtggtggtctgaagaacccatgagagggcaacctctacacacTAATTCTTGGTTAATATTTGAGTCACGGAATGTAAATAgggtattgttggtggtttttgaatggttatttattggatatgAGCAAATTAGAGGAGCTCATCGGCTCTACCGTAAGTGGACTTTTACTTACATTTATTTGCGaggtagaatgcattaaaaaaaaaaatccatccgtcgtcctgataatgattgtgaacgatagccaaaattccccaaaaagtgcagttcccctttaagagccaATGTTTATAGACTCATTGAGTCCTACTCAAGCTTACTTGATGGCATGCAGCTCGTGTCCCCTCCCGACCAACGTCCGTTCCCCTGGCAGGTGCGCTCGGACGATCCTTCCAGCGTGTAGCCGTCATCACAGGAAAGCCGCACTTTCGCCCCTTGCAAATAGGTAGTGCCTTCCTTTCTGCCGTTAGGTGGCGGTGCGAGCCAGCCGCAAGAAATAACTGCACATATTAAGGACACAAATATTGTCGCGAATATAAGACGGTATAAACAGTACGCATAGGTAAGGATACATCTTAACCGGGATCGCGAGATGTACGCATGCACTCACTGACTGACTTCATGACTTTTACCTGGCTTTAAGTCCTCCACCAGGGAAATGTGACTCAGGAACGATATTTTGGAGGCATTTCCCATTTTTGGATCACGACCAACCAGAATGTCATACctacaaaaaaagacaaactgTAAACTACAGGATTATAAACAATTACGCCGTCCCTTTAAACACAAGTGGTGGTTAACGCggataatacagtggggcaaaaaagtatttagtcagccaccgattgtgcaagttctcccacttaaaatgatgaccgacgtctgtaattttcatcataggtacacttcaactgtgagagacagaatgtgaaaaaaaaaatccaggaattcacattgtaggaattttaaagaatttatttgtaaattatggtggaaaataagtatttggtcaaccattcaaagctctcactgatggaaggaggttttggctcaaaatctcacgatacatggccccattcattctttccttaacacggatcaatcgtcctgtccccttagcagaaaaacagccccaaagcatgatgtttccacccccatgcttcacagtaggtttggtgttcttgggatgcaactcggtattcttcttcctccaaacacgacgagttgagtttataccaaaaagttctattttggtttcatctgaccacatgacattctcccaatcctctgctgtatcatccatgtatccattttggtataaactcaactcatcgtgtttggaggaagaagaatactgagttggatccaagaacaccacacctactgtgaagcatgggggtggaaacatcatgctttggggctgtttttctgctaaggggacaggacgattgatccgtgttaaggaaagaatgaatggggccatgtatcgtgagattttgagccaaaacctccttccatcagtgagagctttgaatggttgaccaaatactaatttttccaccataatttacaaataaattatttaaaattcctacaatgtgaattcctggatttttttttcacattctgtctctcacagttgaagtgtacctatgatgaaaattacagacgtctgtcatcattttaagtgggagaacttgcacaatcggtggctgactaaatacttttttgcctcactgtatccTGCGTCCTCGTCACATCCTGACATTGTTgttttttacgagcagaggagcatgttcggcagcgcacaatcacagagtgctTACAAGCGGAcacaatgtgtagacagaaaagggagaacggacgcattttggcttgaagttataacactgaaaagcactcaggaagaggtgctttaagaccaggatagctagttagcggctaacatccagccgcagtgttttagctacttctaaatcactaatcctcgccgacatggcgacaaataaagtgagtttctgaCAAgttcattatcactgcaggaggaggaatagctacacatgcttcactacacaatgtaaacaaatgccatcaCCTGACATCCACCGTAATGATACCAAgaacaggagcgtatctagttgatactactataatTGTATCGATATGTTTCATCTTcacaaaatgtgaattcctggattttttttttcacattctgtctctcacagtagaagtgtacctatgatgaaaattacagacctctgtcatcattttaagtgggagaacttgcacaatcggcggctgactaaatactttttttgcctgcCCCACTGTAAGTTCACTATGACCTACAATGTTTTCCCGGCTGCAAGACCATGCTTTGTTCTAGTACAGTGGTTCGCAAACTTTTATTCATCATGGAACCACCCTAGAACAACCTTGGCCTTCCAAGTACCAACATGAtgagcaacattaaaatacagtagcgtagtatagaatagaatggattttattgtcattatatttgaaTATAAagggattaaagactccaatttaaggggcggtagtgggaacaaatatggggtggaataaataacccaaaaggtaattaaggaaagaatgaatggggccatgtatcgtgagattttgagccaaaacctccttccatcagtgagagctttgaatggttgaccaaatactaattttccaccataatttacaaataaattctttaaaattcctacaatgtgaattcctggaatattttttcacattctgtctctcagagttgaagtttacctatgatgaaaattacagacctctgtcatcattttaagtgggagaacttgcacaatcggtggctgactaaatactttttttgcctgcCCCACTGTAAGTTCACTATGACCTACAATGTTTTCCCGGCTGCAAGACCATGCTTTgttctagtacagtggttctcaaacttttattCATCATGGACCTCCCTtctaagtaccaacataatgagcaacattaaaatacagtagcgtagtataGAAGAAAattgattttattgtcattatatttgtatataacgggattaaagactccaacttaaggtgcggtagtgggaacaaatatggggttaaaggaaaaaactaacaattgaaataaacagactactatccaataaaaataataagcaatcctgtacaatatacaaaacactatagaaatacaaaatactgtaaaagtgtgtgtgtttgcttaCCGACAGAACTGAGAACCATCTCCAGAGCAAATGTCGGACGCCACGTTGTAGAGAGGATCGTCGGGACGCTCGTGGACGACAAACACAGGAACAAAATGGTGGTCGTGCCTGGGGGCATGGTAATAGGTGTCCAAAAGGTATTTGGAGTCATACGTAAACAAGGCGGATGTGTTGGACACAGCCCCTGAAAGAGAGAAAGACATCTTATGAATGCTTACCCACAATGCATAGCCCTCGACATTATTTTTATAGGGAAGTTCTTGAACGTCTTACAGCTGGCCCCGAAGTCAAACACCTCTTGTGGGTCACTGTAGTTTACCAGCAGCTGACCGTTGTCGATAACGAGGTCGTCCGTGGCGTCGCCGTTCATGTTTCCCAACAATCCCTCCGTGGAGTTTCGGAATTCTTCGGGCAGGAGCACGGAAGCGGCGAGAGTTCCCTCTCTGAGCCGCACCTCCACGCCGGCGCCGCTGGGGAACATGACGGTCACGTTTGTAGCCacaggagaaaacacaaacacccCTGGAGGAAATATTTGGGGAAAATAAAAGTGGTTTAAAGCAAAATCCTGACAAAAATTCGAACAAATGTATCATCTTTTGTGCATTTCCGAATTTAAGTTACCGGAAGTCTCACCATTGAGGTCCACAAATATGTTGCAAATTTACATTAACACAGAAGATTAACCAAACAAGATAACAtagcataaattaaaaaaatatttttagggacaagcagtagaaaatggaaggatggatggatgtcgttAAGTACAGTCATTAATGTAGAAAAGAAAAATTGTAGTGCAGTACAAAAAAGTACATGAAAAAAGTCAAATAAGAGCAAAGAAGTACATGGAACAAGTCAAAAAAAGtatcttattattattgtttttatttaaaaaaaaaatttaattcaaAAGAGGATGAGCAGGTTTTAATTGTATTTTGAGTTaaattgttgttttaattgaCTTCTTTCATATTTTTTCAACTTTATAAATTattgaaagaaaacaaaaaaataagggAAAAAAGTACGATTCaattcattaatatttttacttaaaaaaaaaaaatctttaaaaattgTATCAAATGTGTCATCTTTTGTGCATTTCGGAATTAAAGTTAAGTCTCACCATTGAGGTCCAGAAATATGTTGCAGATTTACATTAACACAGAAGATTAGCCAAACAAGATAACGtagcataaattaaaaaaatatttttagggacaagcggtaggaaatggatggatggatggacgtcgtCAAGTACAGTCATTAATGTAGAAAATAACAATTGTAGTGCAGTACAAAAAAGTACATGAAAAAAGTCAAATAAGAGCAAAGAAGTACATGGAACAAGTCAAAAAAAgtatcttattattattttttcattttaatttccttttttatttcaaaagaGGATGAGCAGGTTTTAATTGTATTCTGAGATAAATTGTTGTTTTAATTGCCTTCTTTCATATTTTTTCAACTTTATAAATTattgaaagaaaacaaaaaaataaggaaaaaagTATGATTCaattcattaatatttttacttaaaaaaaaaaatctttaaaaattgTATCAAATGTGTCATCTTTTGTGCATTTTGGAATTAAAGTTAAGTCTCACCATTGAGGTCCACAAATATGTTGCAGATTTACATTAACACAGAAGATTAACCAAACAAGAGAACGtagcataaattaaaaaaatatttttagggacaagcggtagaaaatggaatgatggatggatgtcgttAAGTACAGTCATTAATGTAGAAAAGAACAATTGTAATGCAGGACAAAAAAGTACATGAAAAAAGTCCAATAAGTGCAAAGAAGTACATGGAACAAGTTAAAAAAGTATCCtagtattattgttttattttaatttccttttttatttcaaaagaGGATGAGCAGGTTTTAATTGTATTTTGAGTTaaattgttgttttaattgaCTTCTTTCATATTTTTGCAACTTTATAAATTattgaaagaaaacaaaaaaataaggaaaaaagTACGATTCAATTCATTAATAtttctacttaaaaaaaaaaaatctttaaaaattgTATCAAATGTGTCATCTTTTGTGCATTTCGGAATTTAAGTTACCGGAAGTCTCACCATTGAGGTCCACAAATATGTTGCAAATTTACATTAACACGGAAGATTAACCAAACAAGATAACGtagcataaattaaaaaaatatttttagggacaagcggtagaaaatggaaggatggatggatgttgttaagTACAGTCATTAATGTAGAAAAGAACAATTGTAATGCAGTACAAAAAAGTACATGAAAAAAGTCCAATAAGAGCAAAGAAGTACAtggaacaagttaaaaaactatcttatcattattgttttattttaatttcctTTTTTATGTCAAAAGAGGATGAGCAGGTTTTAATTGTATTTTGAGATaaattgttgttttaattgaCTTCTTTCATATTTTTTCAACTTTATAAATTattgaaagaaaacaaaaaaataaggaaaaaagCATAATTCaattcattaatatttttactttttaaaaaaaaatctttgaatAATTCTATCAAATGTGTCATCTTTTGTGCATTTCGGAATTGAAGTTAAGTCTCACCATTGAGGTCCACAAATATGTTGCAAATTTACATTAACACAGAAGATTAACCAAACAAGATAACAtagcataaattaaaaaaatatttttagggacaagcggcagaaaatggatggatggatggatgttgttaagTACAGTCATTAATGTAGAAAATAACAATTGTAGTGCAGTACAAAAAAGTACATGAAAAAAGTCAAATAAGAGCAAAGAAGTACATGGAACAAGTTAAAAAAGtatcttattattattgtttcattttaatttccttttttatttcaaaagaGGATGAGCAGGTTTTAATTGTATTTTGAGATAAATTGTTGTTTTAATTGCCTTCTTTCATATTTTTTCAACTTTATAAATTattgaaagaaaacaaaaaaataaggaaaaaagtacaattcaattcattaatatttttacttaaaaaaaaaaatctttaaaaattgTATCAAATGTGTCATCTTTTGTGCATTTCGGAATTAAAGTTAAGTCTCACCATTGAGGTCCACAAATATGTTGCAGATTTACATTAACACAGAAGATTAACCAAACAAGATAACGTagcataaatttaaaaaatatttttagggacaagcggtaggaaatggatggatggatggatggatgtcgttAAGTACAGTCATTAATGTAGAAAAGAACAATTGTAATGCAGTACAAAAAAGTACATGTAAAGGTCAAAAAAGAGCAAAGTAGTACATGGAACAAGTCATAAAAACGTATCTTattatcattgtttttattttaatttccttttttattttaaaagaagATGAGTAGGTTTTAATTGTATTttgaattaaattattattttaatttacttctttcatatttttttaagtttagaAACTattgaaagaaaacaaaaaaaataagcaaaaaaagtacaattcaattcattaatgttttttctttaaaaaaaatatatcttttaaATATTGTATCAAATGTGTTATCTTTTGTGCATTTTGAAATTGAAGTTAAGTCTCACCATTGAGGTCCATCCAGCTCTGCTCGTCGAACGAAAGACTTTTCTGATTTTGCAGCACCTGGAGGCGGCTGTGACCGGGTAACAGTCGCACCTCGATGACATCGGAGGACGCCTCTTTCATGGCGACCGACGACAGCTTTGTCGCGTTGATGGCCGTCCCTGTGAACGAGGGCGCAGAATGGACGCCAGGCTCCTTGCGAGCAAAACGCTTTGTGGCGGCCTCTGCTCACCGTTGACCGGCTCCGTTCTGCCTTGGACTGCCAGTCCTTTCCCGGCCGACGTCAACAATCTGTACTCGCCTTTGCCATTGAAGGAGTAGCGCGCCCCGTCGAAAGTTATAAAGTGTGGATCTCCAAACACCACGGCTACGAGACGCATCCCGTGGTTAGTGTTGATCTGACACAGCTAGTGGATGATGGTGAAATAAATACCAGAGTTGGGAGGTTGATAGCGCCGACAGTCGCTGGAGGGCCGGTGTTTGAAGTAATAGTAGCAGTTGTCGGACCAGAGGCAGCAGTAGTAGAAGCTGAGGACGTCGTAGACCCAGTGGGACTGTCCGGGGACCCTTGGGGGCTTCCTGTAAGGAGGCGAACCCCAATCGTGGGCTCGGTCTGGCGTGCTGCCGCCTATGGAGTCTGCGGTCAGCACCTGAGCGCCACTGCTGTCGTAGCAACACTGCTGCCCGGCTGCATACTTGGGACTGCAGCAAGGAAACATGAGGAGGACATTCTGAATGTAGACTTCCACCAAGGCGGGGCAATCCAAATATGGATGAACAGCAAAGCGTTCACTCAATCCTGCCTGAATGTTCTTCATATTCATACACACTAACGTCATAAAATGCTAATAAAAAATGCACCACTCTCAAAGTCTGCACCAAAATTGAAGCGGTTTGTGCACcaaatttttcggattataaatcgctccagagtatacgtcgcagcggccgaaaatgcatagtaaagaaagaaaaaaacatatataagtcgcactggagtataagtcgcatttttgggggaaatttatttgataaaacccaacaccaagaattgacatttgaaaggcaattaaaaataaataaagaatagtgaacaacaggctgaataagtgtacgttatatgagacataaataaccaactgagaaggtgcctggtatgttaacataacatattatggttagagtcattcaaataactataacatatagaacatgctatatgtttaccaaacaatctgtcactcccagtcgataaatcccatgaaatcttcttcctcgatgttgcttctaaacaactctgccaactccaaaggtatgcgccgcttcctcttgtcgttttctgctgcatatttcacaacgtccagtttgtaatatgcagtacatgatctccttttccgtgccatttttgttcagcccttctcagtttttataagttaccgccaacgttgtaATGATCccttttaatagctatggcagtatccatccatccatccattctctaccgcttattccctttcggggtcgcggggggcgctggcgcctatctcagctacaatcgggcggaaggcggggtataccctggacaagtagccacctcatcgcagggcgctaTGGCAGGGTCATGTAATGCTAACTGCTATttgctatggcagtagcatatagcaaatagcagttagcattacatgacccacaatgcacttctgccatgaccctcccccgccaaattcttattggtcgacatgtgtgtgacgattgctgacattttcttcgtctcttccgcgaaggagataagtaatattatttgatattgtgtaatctgcagtacatgatttccttttcggtgccatttttgttcagcccttctcagtttttataagttaccgccaacgatgaaatgatccattttaatagctacggcagtagcatatagcaattagcattccatgacccacaatgcacttctgccatgaccatactccgccgaattcttattggttgacatgtgtgtgacgattgctgacgtgtgtgtgacgattgctgacattttcttcgtctcttccgcgaatgagatgaataatattatttgatattttacggtaatgttaataatttcacacatatatGTGGCACCCCTGGCCAgagtatgaaaaaaactgcgacttatagtccgaaaaatacggaaaccctccaataaaaaacaaacactgGCCGTAACATGAAAAATGTACTTTACAGTGACTTTATCTTGCTATAAAACCCTGAAACAAACAGGACTTACATCACAAGCAACGCCTAACTAACAATCGATTTAAACTGTTataccctagtggctccctggagcatttttaataaaggattaaaaatggaaaaagatgggggaaattttttgttgttgttttagtatgtttttttgtttgaagacaaccatgacacaaaccttcccaaaatgtttgtgtacatgcttcactgatgagagtgtttggtgaacatcgttttgtcctatgAATTTTGCCGGTTCTTTAGCTCAACGTAGTGTAGACTGTGACGcatcagtttgtttacatgtaaaatattacactccttctttgtctcattttgtccaccaaacgttttatgcgaTCCATGTCGaaatttgtggcatcatccaaaactaatgtaaagtatccaaacaacagaagaatgagtgattattacattttaacggaagtgtagatagaacatgttgaaagtaagcagatattaatagtaaaacaacaagtagattaataatcaatttttacagctggTCCTTTATCATTTTGACTAAATAACACAATGATAAATGACACGAAAttttactgcagactaattaggagcttttgtttgcttacttacaactaaaagacgagttgtctaaaacagtggttctcaaatgggggtacgcgtacccctgggggtacttgaaggtatgccaaggggtgagatttttaaaaaatattccaaaatagcaaaaattaaaaaatcctttataaatatatgtatttaacaatacttcaacaaaatatgaatgtaagttcataaactgtgaaaataaatacaacaatgcaatattcagtgttgacagctagatttttttgtggacatgttccataaatattgatgttaaagatttatttttttgagaagaaatatttagaattaagttcatgaatccagatggatctctattacaatccccaaagagggcactttaagttgatgattacttctatgtgtagaaatatttatatagaactga from Nerophis ophidion isolate RoL-2023_Sa linkage group LG17, RoL_Noph_v1.0, whole genome shotgun sequence harbors:
- the susd2 gene encoding sushi domain-containing protein 2 isoform X2, whose protein sequence is MGKTTAVTLLLLVSCIGGTFGQSCEVKCGQMSVSCSCHPTCTSLGSCCADYKEFCVETLPHSGSILGGVDLLVLNATFDKGSPLVCRFNGDTDTVGYVDESGRGHCIAPLLYQTGWVSLHVSSDNGTAFNRAGAWLSVHTGKLDAKFKATLVNSTKWQYYGTPQVGGSLEMTWDTSLVREDRVNIELWGYRETGKPYSEEWQAEWKYLYSLAKDQPNNGAFSFVPQPALLFSSWELGAVRVSSSVHSDGIWNVQAAWTEDHALAWHLEDKFREDSQAWALEKCLAWDQLEITLPNFLSEIIDCPCTLAQARADTGRFHTDYGCDIEKGSVCTYHPGSVHCVRAIQASPKYAAGQQCCYDSSGAQVLTADSIGGSTPDRAHDWGSPPYRKPPRVPGQSHWVYDVLSFYYCCLWSDNCYYYFKHRPSSDCRRYQPPNSAVVFGDPHFITFDGARYSFNGKGEYRLLTSAGKGLAVQGRTEPVNGTAINATKLSSVAMKEASSDVIEVRLLPGHSRLQVLQNQKSLSFDEQSWMDLNGVFVFSPVATNVTVMFPSGAGVEVRLREGTLAASVLLPEEFRNSTEGLLGNMNGDATDDLVIDNGQLLVNYSDPQEVFDFGASWAVSNTSALFTYDSKYLLDTYYHAPRHDHHFVPVFVVHERPDDPLYNVASDICSGDGSQFCRYDILVGRDPKMGNASKISFLSHISLVEDLKPVISCGWLAPPPNGRKEGTTYLQGAKVRLSCDDGYTLEGSSERTCQGNGRWSGGDTSCMPSSNIAGIVAGSVIGALTLIVIITTLVLHSRKKKRTQSNDTFTNADL
- the susd2 gene encoding sushi domain-containing protein 2 isoform X1, giving the protein MGKTTAVTLLLLVSCIGGTFGQSCEVKCGQMSVSCSCHPTCTSLGSCCADYKEFCVETLPHSGSILGGVDLLVLNATFDKGSPLVCRFNGDTDTVGYVDESGRGHCIAPLLYQTGWVSLHVSSDNGTAFNRAGAWLSVHTGKLDAKFKATLVNSTKWQYYGTPQVGGSLEMTWDTSLVREDRVNIELWGYRETGESHDLSLREMGIFSVVQYLLLGKPYSEEWQAEWKYLYSLAKDQPNNGAFSFVPQPALLFSSWELGAVRVSSSVHSDGIWNVQAAWTEDHALAWHLEDKFREDSQAWALEKCLAWDQLEITLPNFLSEIIDCPCTLAQARADTGRFHTDYGCDIEKGSVCTYHPGSVHCVRAIQASPKYAAGQQCCYDSSGAQVLTADSIGGSTPDRAHDWGSPPYRKPPRVPGQSHWVYDVLSFYYCCLWSDNCYYYFKHRPSSDCRRYQPPNSAVVFGDPHFITFDGARYSFNGKGEYRLLTSAGKGLAVQGRTEPVNGTAINATKLSSVAMKEASSDVIEVRLLPGHSRLQVLQNQKSLSFDEQSWMDLNGVFVFSPVATNVTVMFPSGAGVEVRLREGTLAASVLLPEEFRNSTEGLLGNMNGDATDDLVIDNGQLLVNYSDPQEVFDFGASWAVSNTSALFTYDSKYLLDTYYHAPRHDHHFVPVFVVHERPDDPLYNVASDICSGDGSQFCRYDILVGRDPKMGNASKISFLSHISLVEDLKPVISCGWLAPPPNGRKEGTTYLQGAKVRLSCDDGYTLEGSSERTCQGNGRWSGGDTSCMPSSNIAGIVAGSVIGALTLIVIITTLVLHSRKKKRTQSNDTFTNADL